Proteins found in one Aquibium microcysteis genomic segment:
- a CDS encoding NAD(P)/FAD-dependent oxidoreductase produces the protein MSTTRTGPISRRSFGRLAGAGVASLALPTYLRAQGKPRVVIVGGGAGGATAAKYVAKDSKGAIDVTLIEDSDTFTTCFFSNLYLGGYRDFASITHGYDTLVSAYGVRKITGMAMAVDRAARTVTMADGAVVPYDRLVLSPGIDIVYDSVPGYSEEAAQIAPHAWKAGPQTELLKARLDALTDGQTIVMIAPPNPYRCPPGPYERVSMMAHVLKAKGFANSKIFVIDPKDKFSKQGLFQEGWDRHYPGMVEWYGPDVHGGIKSVDVAAGTVETDLDTFAGALLNVIPAQKAGAIAAAAGVAGDSGFCPIDAASMRSTMDEAIFVIGDASIAGDMPKSGFSANSQAKVAAMIIRADLTGSKAFPAKYANTCWSLIDTDDGVKVGAQYEPKDGRIASVEGFVSQTGEDAALRKATYEESIGWYDGIVADMFG, from the coding sequence ATGAGCACGACAAGAACGGGCCCGATCTCGAGACGGAGCTTCGGACGGCTCGCGGGCGCGGGGGTCGCGTCGCTTGCCCTGCCCACCTATCTGCGCGCGCAGGGCAAGCCGCGCGTCGTCATCGTCGGCGGCGGCGCCGGCGGCGCGACCGCGGCCAAATATGTCGCGAAGGATTCGAAGGGCGCGATCGACGTGACGCTGATCGAGGACAGCGACACGTTCACGACCTGCTTCTTCTCCAATCTCTATCTCGGCGGCTACCGCGACTTCGCCTCGATCACCCACGGCTACGACACGCTCGTCTCCGCCTATGGCGTCCGCAAGATCACCGGCATGGCGATGGCGGTCGACCGCGCGGCCAGGACCGTCACCATGGCCGACGGCGCCGTCGTGCCCTACGACCGGCTGGTGCTCTCCCCCGGCATCGACATCGTCTACGACTCGGTGCCTGGCTATTCCGAAGAGGCAGCGCAGATTGCGCCGCATGCCTGGAAGGCCGGGCCGCAGACCGAACTCCTGAAGGCCAGGCTCGATGCGCTGACGGACGGGCAGACCATCGTCATGATCGCTCCGCCCAACCCCTATCGCTGCCCGCCCGGCCCCTACGAACGGGTGTCGATGATGGCGCATGTGCTGAAAGCGAAGGGGTTCGCGAATTCGAAGATCTTCGTCATCGACCCCAAGGACAAGTTCTCCAAGCAGGGCCTGTTCCAGGAGGGCTGGGACAGGCACTACCCCGGCATGGTCGAATGGTACGGCCCCGACGTCCATGGCGGCATCAAGTCCGTGGACGTCGCGGCCGGCACGGTGGAAACGGACCTCGACACCTTCGCGGGCGCGCTTCTCAACGTCATCCCCGCCCAGAAGGCCGGCGCGATCGCCGCGGCGGCAGGCGTCGCGGGCGACAGCGGCTTCTGCCCGATCGACGCGGCCTCGATGCGCTCGACCATGGACGAGGCGATCTTCGTCATCGGCGATGCGTCGATCGCCGGCGACATGCCGAAGTCCGGCTTCTCGGCCAACAGCCAGGCCAAGGTGGCGGCCATGATCATCCGGGCCGACCTGACCGGGTCGAAGGCCTTCCCGGCGAAATACGCTAACACCTGCTGGTCGCTGATCGACACGGACGACGGTGTCAAGGTCGGCGCGCAGTACGAGCCGAAGGACGGCAGGATCGCCTCCGTCGAAGGCTTCGTCTCGCAGACGGGCGAGGACGCGGCGCTGCGCAAGGCGACCTACGAGGAATCGATCGGCTGGTACGACGGCATCGTGGCCGACATGTTCGGCTGA
- a CDS encoding c-type cytochrome, with protein MNRHGMPARPGSAIARMAWRRATVVAAVAVLALPASARASDDAALALEVEHAVTRVLAINGDAAYGEYLGGACVTCHQASGAASGIPPIRGLPFDYAVQAMVEYKLGARPNPVMKLMTARLSDEEIAALAVYIAGMED; from the coding sequence GTGAACCGACACGGCATGCCGGCCCGGCCGGGCAGCGCCATCGCCCGGATGGCCTGGCGCCGCGCGACCGTCGTCGCTGCCGTCGCGGTTCTGGCGTTGCCTGCATCGGCGAGGGCTTCCGACGATGCGGCGCTGGCGCTCGAGGTCGAGCACGCGGTGACGCGGGTCCTCGCCATCAATGGCGATGCGGCCTACGGGGAGTATCTCGGCGGCGCGTGCGTGACCTGCCACCAGGCGTCGGGTGCCGCGAGCGGCATTCCGCCGATCCGCGGGCTGCCGTTCGACTACGCCGTGCAGGCGATGGTCGAGTACAAGCTCGGCGCCCGTCCAAACCCCGTCATGAAGCTGATGACCGCCCGGCTCTCCGACGAGGAGATCGCGGCATTGGCCGTCTACATCGCCGGCATGGAAGACTGA